In Methylobacterium aquaticum, the following are encoded in one genomic region:
- a CDS encoding ABC transporter permease → MLQFILKRFLLAIPTLVAVLTVVFVLVRVVPGDPTIVILGDQASASARADLRAKLGLDRPIVVQYLTFMGQVATGDIGRSLTTNRPVLEDVAHVLPYTIELTLAAVAIGVGVGVPLGVMAARRRDGLADWLARIVSLAGVSFPAFVSGILLLIAFAVQLRWFPVISTPRTGGILDRLGALVLPALNLGLLMVAYVTRVTRSGMLKALGEDYVRTARAKGMPARIVVWRHALRNVLVPVVTVVGLYLGVLIGNAVLTEIVFNRPGLGKLIVTALTQRDYSLLQGLMVVSAFAIVVANVLTDIAYGLVDPRVSAQ, encoded by the coding sequence ATGCTCCAGTTCATCCTCAAGCGCTTCCTCCTGGCGATCCCGACGCTGGTGGCGGTGCTGACCGTGGTGTTCGTGCTCGTGCGGGTGGTCCCGGGCGATCCGACCATCGTGATCCTGGGCGACCAGGCGAGCGCCTCCGCCCGGGCCGACCTGCGGGCGAAACTCGGGCTCGATCGGCCGATCGTAGTCCAGTACCTCACCTTCATGGGACAGGTCGCCACCGGCGATATCGGCCGCTCGCTCACCACCAACCGGCCGGTGCTGGAGGATGTCGCCCACGTCCTGCCCTACACGATCGAGCTGACGCTCGCGGCGGTCGCCATCGGCGTCGGGGTGGGCGTACCGCTCGGCGTCATGGCGGCGCGCAGGCGCGACGGGCTCGCCGACTGGCTCGCCCGCATCGTCTCGCTCGCCGGCGTGTCGTTCCCGGCCTTCGTCTCCGGCATCCTGCTGCTGATCGCGTTCGCGGTGCAGCTGCGCTGGTTCCCGGTCATCTCGACCCCGCGCACCGGCGGCATCCTCGACCGGCTCGGTGCGCTCGTGCTGCCGGCGCTCAATCTCGGGCTCCTGATGGTCGCCTACGTGACGCGGGTGACCCGCTCCGGCATGCTGAAGGCGCTCGGCGAGGATTACGTCCGCACGGCGCGGGCCAAGGGGATGCCGGCGCGGATCGTGGTCTGGCGCCATGCGCTCCGCAACGTGCTGGTGCCGGTGGTCACCGTGGTCGGGCTCTATCTCGGGGTGCTGATCGGCAACGCGGTGCTGACCGAGATCGTGTTCAACCGCCCCGGCCTCGGCAAGCTGATCGTGACCGCGCTGACCCAGCGCGACTACAGCCTGCTGCAGGGCCTGATGGTCGTCTCCGCCTTCGCCATCGTGGTCGCCAACGTGCTCACCGACATCGCCTACGGCCTCGTCGATCCGCGGGTCTCGGCCCAATGA
- a CDS encoding NAD(P)/FAD-dependent oxidoreductase, translating into MTEPVVAIVGAGPAGLRVAQGLAEAGLRPLLLDEGHRAGGQIYRRPPPGAERPAAALYGFEAGRAQTLHALADALAPRIEYRPGTMVWGIAAREPTGFDLDCLGPRGHERIAVDRLVLATGAMDRTLPFPGWTLPGVFTLGAAQIALKAQGMAIGRRVALVGAGPLLPLVAHQYAKAGATVVAVLDATPLGAKVKAAPRLAALPATLAKGVWYTVAGAMRGVPVRSGVRSVAVEGDGHVEALSWEDSRGRRHRVACDAVGASFGLRSEAQAADLAGCRFVFEPVTRQWQPERSPEGRSSHPHVYLAGDGSGIGGADVAELQGERTALAVLADLGRPRDAAREARLDRHLARQAGFRAALEAAYPYPHHLVDRIGDDEIVCRCEGITAGALRRAATGRDAREMNRLKALTRAGMGRCQGRVCGHAAAEILARTLSVPVEAVGRLRGQAPIKPIPLREPV; encoded by the coding sequence TTGACTGAGCCCGTCGTGGCGATCGTCGGGGCCGGCCCGGCGGGCTTGCGGGTGGCGCAGGGTCTCGCCGAGGCGGGGTTGCGTCCGCTCCTCCTCGACGAGGGACACCGCGCCGGCGGCCAGATCTATCGCCGGCCGCCGCCCGGCGCCGAGCGGCCGGCCGCCGCCCTCTACGGCTTCGAGGCCGGGCGGGCGCAGACCCTGCACGCCCTCGCCGATGCGCTGGCGCCGCGGATCGAGTATCGCCCGGGTACGATGGTGTGGGGGATTGCGGCAAGGGAGCCGACCGGGTTCGATCTCGACTGCCTCGGGCCTCGGGGGCACGAGCGGATCGCGGTCGACCGGCTGGTGCTCGCCACCGGCGCCATGGACCGCACCCTGCCCTTCCCGGGCTGGACGCTGCCAGGGGTGTTCACCCTCGGGGCGGCGCAGATCGCCCTCAAGGCGCAGGGCATGGCGATCGGCCGGCGCGTTGCTCTCGTCGGAGCCGGCCCGCTGCTGCCGCTCGTCGCGCATCAATACGCCAAGGCGGGGGCGACGGTCGTGGCCGTGCTCGATGCCACGCCGCTCGGGGCGAAGGTGAAGGCGGCCCCTCGCCTCGCGGCCCTGCCGGCGACCTTGGCCAAGGGGGTCTGGTACACTGTAGCGGGCGCCATGCGCGGCGTGCCGGTGCGCTCCGGCGTGCGGTCGGTCGCGGTCGAGGGCGACGGTCATGTCGAGGCGTTGTCCTGGGAGGATTCGCGGGGGCGCCGACATCGCGTCGCTTGCGACGCGGTCGGGGCCTCGTTCGGCCTGCGCAGCGAGGCGCAAGCCGCCGACCTCGCCGGGTGCCGCTTCGTGTTCGAGCCGGTGACACGGCAATGGCAGCCGGAGCGGTCGCCCGAGGGCCGGTCGTCGCATCCGCACGTCTATCTCGCCGGCGACGGCAGCGGGATCGGTGGTGCCGACGTGGCCGAGTTGCAGGGCGAGCGGACGGCTTTGGCCGTGCTGGCCGATCTCGGCCGGCCCCGCGATGCCGCTCGCGAAGCCCGGCTCGACCGGCATCTCGCCCGGCAGGCGGGCTTTCGTGCCGCGCTCGAAGCGGCCTACCCCTACCCGCACCACCTCGTCGACAGAATCGGCGACGACGAGATCGTCTGCCGCTGCGAAGGCATCACCGCGGGCGCCCTGCGGCGGGCCGCGACCGGGCGGGATGCCCGCGAGATGAACCGGCTCAAGGCCCTGACCCGGGCCGGCATGGGCCGCTGCCAGGGCCGTGTCTGCGGTCATGCCGCTGCGGAGATCCTGGCCCGGACGCTGAGCGTGCCGGTCGAGGCGGTCGGCCGCCTGCGCGGGCAAGCGCCGATCAAGCCGATCCCGCTGCGGGAGCCGGTCTGA
- a CDS encoding NAD(P)/FAD-dependent oxidoreductase, producing the protein MERLTVDVAIIGGGTAACAAAVALREAGLTVALLEKRLCGAGASGVNFGGVRQQGRDFSELPLSRRARALWDGLNAKLGEDVGFEATGHIKLARSEADMAVLETYARDAAEYGLDLQLLGANALRAEMPWLGLAVVGASLSPTDGQANPRVVGPAFARLARRLGAKLREHCPVHHAAHDGAGFTVEAEGVSVRSRHLVNAAGAYGGVVAGWFGEAAPVAPLSPNMVVTEPLAPLVSRSIGVVGGDVYVRQTRRGNVVLGGGRGTADSVDGLARPVAATSLGAMEKTLTLIPDLAHAQVIRSWSGLDGEMPDHIPVIGPSGTTPGLVHAFGFSGHGFQLGPVVGEILAELVTQGRSASPLHPFRIERFAAWRGPYRSEGEIEH; encoded by the coding sequence ATGGAGCGCCTCACCGTCGACGTTGCGATCATCGGCGGCGGCACCGCGGCCTGCGCCGCCGCCGTGGCCTTGCGCGAGGCCGGACTGACTGTGGCGCTGCTGGAGAAGCGCCTCTGCGGCGCGGGCGCCAGCGGGGTGAATTTCGGCGGCGTGCGCCAGCAGGGCCGGGACTTTTCGGAATTGCCGTTGTCGCGCCGCGCGCGCGCGCTGTGGGATGGCCTGAACGCCAAGCTCGGTGAGGATGTCGGGTTCGAGGCCACCGGCCACATCAAGCTCGCCCGCTCCGAGGCGGACATGGCGGTGCTGGAGACTTATGCCCGCGACGCCGCCGAATACGGGCTCGACCTCCAGCTCCTGGGAGCGAACGCGCTCCGGGCCGAGATGCCGTGGCTCGGCCTGGCTGTCGTCGGCGCCTCGCTCTCGCCGACCGACGGGCAGGCCAATCCACGGGTGGTCGGGCCCGCCTTCGCGCGGCTCGCCCGCCGCCTCGGGGCGAAGCTGCGCGAGCATTGCCCGGTGCACCACGCAGCCCATGACGGGGCGGGTTTCACGGTCGAGGCCGAGGGGGTGAGCGTGAGAAGCCGCCACCTCGTCAACGCCGCCGGCGCCTATGGCGGCGTGGTGGCCGGGTGGTTCGGCGAGGCGGCTCCCGTGGCCCCGCTCAGCCCCAACATGGTGGTGACCGAGCCCCTGGCCCCCCTGGTCAGCCGGTCGATCGGGGTCGTGGGCGGCGACGTCTACGTGCGCCAGACCCGGCGCGGCAACGTGGTCCTGGGCGGCGGGCGCGGCACGGCGGACAGCGTCGATGGCCTCGCCCGGCCGGTGGCGGCGACCTCGCTTGGCGCGATGGAAAAAACCCTGACGCTGATCCCGGACCTCGCCCACGCGCAAGTCATCCGCAGCTGGAGCGGCCTCGACGGCGAGATGCCGGACCACATCCCGGTCATCGGGCCGTCCGGCACCACGCCCGGCCTGGTTCATGCTTTCGGCTTCTCCGGCCACGGTTTCCAGCTCGGCCCGGTCGTCGGCGAGATCCTGGCGGAACTCGTGACGCAGGGCCGCTCCGCCTCTCCTCTCCATCCGTTCCGGATCGAGCGCTTCGCCGCCTGGCGCGGGCCGTACCGGTCGGAAGGCGAGATCGAGCACTGA
- a CDS encoding ABC transporter substrate-binding protein, with amino-acid sequence MRRFLFAAATLALLGPAPALAQAPGKTLSIGMAAADVSQLDPFRATSTQDKPVVSWIFNGLVRFKPGSTSLETLEPDLAESWTRSDDGRTWTFSLRKGVKFHGGYGELTADDVVFSLKRAADPKTSSFSTDYAAFDTVEAVDPYTVKITLKHPVPSLLGLVANYHGGNVLSRKAVEALGNDFRLKPIGTGPFAFAEYKPNESVRLVANPDYFRGKPKLGGILYRLIPADAARDLAFTSGELDIVYGRQDQRWAERFGREADVSVDIVRPAELALLHLNTTHKPLDDVRVRRAVAHAISQAQIVQFKGASVTEPAVSIIPKGYLGTDDKAPLPPYDLAKAKALLAEAGHPNGITITAIQTSLPTMLTAMQIVQGQLKKAGIELKLDVVDHQTFHAQIRKDLSDAVYYAAARFPVADTYLTQFFDSASTVGTPTAVTNFSHCNAADAEIRKARTEPDPEKQKALWKTAQEKIIEQVCAVPLSEGLQVWAHKKSVDYGYDFKGAIHLGPVITEATDKK; translated from the coding sequence ATGAGACGCTTCCTCTTCGCCGCGGCCACCCTCGCCCTGCTTGGCCCCGCGCCGGCGCTGGCCCAGGCGCCGGGCAAGACCCTGAGCATCGGCATGGCGGCGGCCGATGTCAGTCAGCTCGATCCATTCCGGGCCACCAGCACCCAGGACAAGCCGGTCGTGTCCTGGATCTTCAACGGCCTGGTGCGGTTCAAGCCGGGCTCGACCAGCCTCGAGACCCTGGAGCCGGACCTCGCCGAATCCTGGACCCGCTCCGACGACGGCCGCACCTGGACCTTCTCCTTACGCAAGGGCGTCAAGTTCCACGGCGGCTACGGCGAGTTGACCGCCGACGACGTGGTCTTTTCGTTGAAGCGCGCCGCCGATCCCAAGACCTCGTCGTTCTCGACCGATTACGCCGCCTTCGACACGGTCGAGGCGGTCGATCCCTACACGGTCAAGATCACCCTCAAGCACCCGGTGCCGTCGCTGCTCGGGCTCGTCGCCAACTACCACGGCGGCAACGTGCTCAGCCGCAAGGCCGTCGAGGCGTTGGGCAACGACTTTCGCCTGAAGCCCATCGGCACCGGGCCCTTCGCCTTCGCCGAGTACAAGCCGAACGAGAGCGTGCGGCTCGTCGCCAACCCGGATTATTTCCGCGGCAAGCCGAAGCTCGGCGGCATCCTCTACCGGCTGATCCCGGCCGATGCCGCCCGCGACCTCGCCTTCACCTCGGGCGAGCTCGACATCGTCTATGGCCGCCAGGACCAGCGCTGGGCCGAGCGGTTCGGCCGCGAGGCGGACGTCTCGGTCGACATCGTGCGGCCGGCGGAACTGGCGCTCCTGCACCTCAACACCACCCACAAGCCCCTCGACGACGTGCGGGTGCGCCGCGCCGTCGCCCACGCGATCAGCCAGGCGCAGATCGTCCAGTTCAAGGGCGCCAGCGTCACCGAGCCGGCGGTGTCGATCATCCCGAAGGGCTATCTCGGCACCGACGACAAGGCGCCGCTGCCTCCTTACGACCTCGCCAAGGCCAAGGCGCTGCTGGCCGAGGCCGGACATCCGAACGGCATCACCATCACGGCGATCCAGACCAGCCTGCCGACCATGCTGACCGCAATGCAGATCGTGCAGGGCCAGCTCAAGAAGGCCGGGATCGAGCTGAAGCTCGACGTGGTCGACCACCAGACCTTCCACGCGCAGATCCGCAAGGACCTGTCGGATGCGGTCTACTATGCCGCGGCGCGCTTTCCCGTCGCCGACACCTACCTGACGCAGTTCTTCGATTCGGCTTCGACGGTCGGCACGCCGACGGCGGTGACCAACTTCTCGCATTGCAACGCGGCCGATGCCGAGATCCGCAAGGCCCGCACCGAGCCGGATCCGGAGAAGCAGAAGGCGTTGTGGAAGACGGCGCAGGAGAAGATCATCGAGCAGGTCTGCGCGGTGCCGCTCTCGGAAGGCTTGCAGGTCTGGGCGCACAAGAAGTCGGTCGATTACGGCTACGACTTCAAGGGTGCGATCCATCTCGGGCCGGTGATTACGGAAGCTACGGACAAGAAGTAG